A region of Acidimicrobiia bacterium DNA encodes the following proteins:
- a CDS encoding CocE/NonD family hydrolase has product MSRLTSVVAQRLMALPAPLDRAVGVAPDVGVSMDDGVVLLADLYTPAGPGPHPTVLVRSPYGRRGPLGLFLGRAFAERGYRVVLQSCRGTFGSGGDFEPHFHERADGLATVRWIEAQDWFDGRLAMNGPSYLGDVQWAIADAVGPSLRALCTHVTYSDITQHWYRGGSFSLEDAIEWSSMVSEQEHGRFRGLRDLLETRNRRIDRVIDHLPVGELDRQVLGRPLPFWHWFVDHASDDDPFWAPVNHSARLGHVSAPVLQVGGWYDIFLPVQLADHDRLVQAGQHPRLVIGPWTHTAAPGFRAQLTESLLWLDHHVRGVHPGDADAPPVRLFVMGAGRWRDFASWPPAGYPPQRWHLHRGGRLAPADPEPSDPDRYTYDPADPTPISGGTLLRRAGGRRGQGRTEARPDVLVFTSDVLGRDLEVIGAVGADIHVASDLEDFDVFVRLCDVDPKGRSRNVCDGITRVSPSRWPRPPDGVWAVHVELWPTAQRFAAGHRVRLQVSSGAHPRFIRNLGTGDPLATATAMRVAHQAIYHDPQHRSTVSLPIGSAS; this is encoded by the coding sequence GTGTCGAGGCTGACCAGCGTGGTGGCGCAGCGGCTCATGGCGCTGCCGGCGCCGCTCGACCGGGCCGTGGGAGTCGCGCCCGACGTCGGGGTGTCGATGGACGACGGCGTGGTCCTGCTCGCCGACCTCTACACCCCGGCGGGCCCAGGCCCGCACCCGACCGTCCTCGTCCGGAGCCCCTACGGTCGGCGCGGCCCGCTCGGGCTGTTCCTCGGCCGGGCGTTCGCCGAGCGGGGCTACCGGGTCGTCCTGCAGAGCTGTCGCGGGACCTTCGGCTCGGGCGGCGACTTCGAGCCGCACTTCCACGAGCGGGCCGACGGCCTCGCCACCGTGCGCTGGATCGAGGCCCAGGACTGGTTCGACGGTCGGCTGGCGATGAACGGTCCCAGCTACCTCGGCGACGTGCAGTGGGCGATCGCCGACGCCGTCGGCCCGTCGCTGCGGGCGCTGTGCACCCACGTCACGTACTCCGACATCACCCAGCACTGGTACCGGGGCGGCTCCTTCTCCCTCGAGGACGCCATCGAGTGGTCGAGCATGGTCAGCGAGCAGGAGCACGGCCGGTTCCGCGGCCTCCGGGACCTGCTCGAGACCCGCAACCGCCGCATCGACCGGGTCATCGACCACCTGCCCGTGGGCGAGCTCGACCGGCAGGTGCTCGGCCGGCCGCTGCCGTTCTGGCACTGGTTCGTCGACCACGCCTCCGACGACGATCCGTTCTGGGCGCCCGTCAACCACTCGGCGCGGCTCGGCCACGTCAGCGCCCCGGTCCTCCAGGTGGGCGGCTGGTACGACATCTTCCTGCCCGTGCAGCTCGCCGACCACGACCGGCTCGTCCAGGCCGGACAGCACCCGCGCCTCGTGATCGGGCCGTGGACCCACACCGCCGCGCCCGGCTTCCGGGCTCAGCTGACCGAATCCCTGCTTTGGCTCGACCACCACGTGCGCGGCGTCCACCCCGGTGACGCCGACGCGCCCCCCGTCCGGCTCTTCGTGATGGGCGCGGGGCGGTGGCGCGACTTCGCCTCCTGGCCCCCAGCCGGGTACCCCCCACAACGGTGGCACCTCCACCGCGGCGGTCGCCTCGCCCCCGCCGACCCCGAGCCGAGCGACCCCGACCGGTACACCTACGACCCCGCGGACCCGACCCCGATCAGCGGGGGCACGCTCCTGCGCCGCGCCGGCGGGCGCCGCGGCCAGGGCCGCACCGAGGCCCGGCCCGACGTCTTGGTCTTCACGAGCGACGTCCTCGGCCGCGATCTCGAGGTGATCGGCGCGGTCGGCGCCGACATCCACGTCGCCTCCGACCTCGAGGACTTCGACGTGTTCGTGCGCCTCTGCGACGTCGACCCGAAGGGCCGCTCCCGGAACGTCTGCGACGGCATCACGCGGGTCAGCCCGTCACGATGGCCGCGACCTCCCGACGGCGTCTGGGCCGTCCACGTCGAGCTCTGGCCGACCGCGCAGCGCTTCGCCGCTGGGCATCGGGTCCGGCTCCAAGTCTCGAGCGGCGCCCACCCGCGGTTCATTCGCAACCTCGGCACCGGCGACCCGCTCGCCACCGCGACCGCCATGCGCGTGGCCCACCAGGCGATCTACCACGACCCGCAGCATCGGTCGACCGTCAGCCTTCCGATTGGAAGCGCCTCGTAG
- a CDS encoding beta-ketoacyl synthase N-terminal-like domain-containing protein produces MESRRLSPAVCGIGTVTGYGWGKKHLWDGLLRGDSAVRPTPGFGSLFDRDEIWVAMIPDDETAGVETKFSRSLRAAAGEAVEDARDRGWRPGPTVGLIHAVVLGEVGLWRDFYGVKGGRASRREYVQLMPSTVVTNLMIEHGFHGPCMNVVAMCASGNAALLTAKLWLDAGVVDDVLVVATDVSGTPENARQMVDLGVVVVDSPPLDACRPFQEGSRGFVGGEASVGLVVSSRPAGAYATILGGAMSHDAHHAIALAGKPEHIEACYRAALVNAHTDPEDIVYFNAHGPGTRQCDRAEAQLFDQLFPGAAGIFSFKPLVGHCQGAAAAVEVAISCLAYQEGTIPAPPAVAPGHPRLVSGPIARQPGVTFKSSIGMGGYNTALLLDEPDH; encoded by the coding sequence ATGGAGTCGCGCCGGTTATCGCCGGCGGTGTGCGGCATCGGGACGGTCACCGGCTACGGCTGGGGCAAAAAACACCTTTGGGACGGACTCCTGCGCGGCGACTCCGCGGTTCGCCCCACCCCGGGCTTCGGCTCCTTGTTCGATCGCGACGAGATCTGGGTCGCGATGATCCCGGACGACGAGACCGCCGGCGTCGAGACGAAGTTCAGCCGGTCGTTGCGGGCGGCCGCCGGCGAGGCGGTCGAGGACGCGCGGGACCGGGGCTGGCGGCCGGGCCCGACGGTCGGTCTCATCCACGCCGTCGTCCTCGGCGAGGTCGGGCTCTGGCGCGACTTCTACGGCGTGAAGGGCGGCCGGGCGTCCCGCCGGGAGTACGTCCAGCTCATGCCCTCAACCGTGGTGACCAACCTCATGATCGAGCACGGCTTCCACGGCCCGTGCATGAACGTCGTCGCGATGTGCGCGTCGGGCAACGCGGCGCTGCTCACCGCCAAGCTCTGGCTGGACGCCGGCGTCGTGGACGACGTGCTCGTGGTCGCCACCGACGTGTCCGGGACGCCCGAGAACGCCCGCCAGATGGTGGACCTCGGGGTCGTCGTCGTCGACAGCCCGCCGCTCGACGCCTGCCGGCCCTTCCAGGAGGGCAGCCGGGGGTTCGTCGGCGGTGAGGCCTCGGTGGGCCTCGTCGTGTCGTCCCGGCCCGCGGGCGCCTACGCGACGATCCTCGGCGGCGCGATGTCGCACGACGCCCACCACGCCATCGCGCTCGCCGGCAAGCCCGAGCACATCGAGGCGTGCTACCGGGCCGCGCTCGTCAACGCGCACACCGACCCCGAGGACATCGTCTACTTCAACGCCCACGGGCCCGGGACCCGCCAGTGCGACCGCGCCGAGGCTCAGCTCTTCGACCAGCTGTTCCCGGGCGCGGCCGGGATCTTCTCCTTCAAGCCGCTGGTCGGCCACTGCCAGGGCGCCGCCGCCGCGGTCGAGGTCGCGATCTCGTGCCTCGCCTACCAGGAGGGAACCATCCCCGCGCCCCCGGCGGTGGCACCCGGGCACCCGCGGCTGGTCTCGGGGCCGATCGCCCGGCAGCCGGGGGTGACGTTCAAGTCGTCGATCGGGATGGGGGGCTACAACACGGCCCTGCTGCTCGACGAGCCCGACCACTGA
- a CDS encoding EAL domain-containing protein, which translates to MDGHSEFCTRAGGVDGVEPAAGFEQLWRVATFEFDCASDFVYWFDDPKPCLNLSENQAAQLLEPILASVRHGTPWEHYDLDQTLDDLGGDPVNLRVQARLLHDSDDRVTGLLGIVTDVSDQRRTEQALRGVMDRYRRLVELNPDPVVVHQQGVVRYVSPAALKMAGIERAEEWVGHSITDFLHPTSADAALKRIASLTEPGMVSEPAEVLLVAPDGTVRPYESISVCVEWDGRPAHQVILRSVAERRRAEAALRYQASLVTHVSDAVIGADPDGRIRAWNPAAEALYRRSKADVIGLSVLEVLGPEAVATDGTPRPGEVEHRRADGSRFSVHVSVSPLRDQLGKPAGAVAVCTDLTERLERLAAEARYSAVVAALDEGVIVVDEHETITSVNASARAMLGPVVEVGASAGDLLECWSLVDEAGDSLPRADHPLTVALRTRVPQSRVVIGAVGEAGPRWFSVSAQPLGAEDGQPGDTVVCSFSEITDRKLVEEELNFQATHDPLTRLANRDLILRRLGEAVETRCDDSVSALLLVDLDRFKTVNDTLGHSVGDRVLQEITRRITEVVDGVGEVGRHAGDEFIVVCPVVRDPDLARQLADEVGGAIRAPLQLPSGREMVVTASIGIAYSSTSAETPEVVLSHADIAMYRAKEQGRARTAVFDEDLRAAMSRRLLVHEGLRQAIDANELTVHYQPIVRASDRAVIGVEALARWEHRLLGKITPGEFIPVAEDTGMMIELGTRILHRACDDVARWTRFQRCSPDLALNINISTQQLTDPGLLTAVTDALQRTGLEASRLWFEVTESVLMEDADRSAATLDGLRAIGTHLAIDDFGTGYSSLSYLKRFPVQALKIDVSFVEGLGSDPESEAIVAAIIGLARSLRLQTIGEGVETEVQLGRLRELGCELLQGNLLSRPKPAHLMDLQGRGSVASDPPARALHPAGGPQRVARGAHGAPSTPAPPDGVASTRDALQRVAESN; encoded by the coding sequence GTGGATGGGCACTCCGAGTTTTGCACCCGCGCGGGCGGCGTCGACGGGGTCGAGCCGGCCGCCGGGTTCGAGCAGCTCTGGCGGGTGGCGACATTCGAGTTCGACTGCGCCAGCGACTTCGTCTACTGGTTCGACGACCCGAAGCCGTGCCTGAACCTGTCCGAGAACCAGGCGGCGCAGCTGCTCGAGCCGATCCTGGCGTCGGTCCGCCACGGCACGCCCTGGGAGCACTACGACCTCGACCAGACCCTCGACGACCTCGGGGGCGACCCGGTCAACCTCCGGGTGCAGGCCCGCCTCCTCCACGACTCCGACGATCGGGTGACCGGTCTCCTCGGCATCGTCACCGACGTCTCCGACCAGCGACGCACCGAGCAGGCGCTGCGCGGGGTCATGGACCGGTACCGGCGCCTGGTCGAGCTCAACCCGGATCCGGTCGTCGTCCACCAGCAGGGCGTCGTTCGCTACGTGAGCCCGGCCGCGCTGAAGATGGCAGGAATCGAACGGGCCGAGGAGTGGGTCGGGCACTCGATCACCGACTTCCTCCACCCCACCTCGGCCGACGCCGCGCTGAAGCGCATCGCGTCGCTGACGGAGCCGGGCATGGTCTCGGAGCCGGCCGAGGTCCTCCTCGTCGCCCCCGACGGAACCGTCCGGCCCTACGAGTCGATCAGCGTCTGCGTCGAGTGGGACGGCCGACCCGCGCACCAGGTCATCCTCCGGAGCGTCGCCGAGCGTCGTCGGGCCGAGGCCGCGCTCCGCTACCAGGCCAGCCTCGTCACCCACGTCTCGGACGCGGTCATCGGCGCCGACCCGGACGGCCGCATCCGGGCCTGGAACCCCGCCGCCGAAGCGCTCTACCGGCGATCGAAGGCCGACGTCATCGGCCTGTCGGTGCTCGAGGTCCTCGGGCCCGAGGCCGTGGCCACCGACGGGACCCCTCGCCCCGGCGAGGTCGAGCACCGACGCGCCGACGGCAGCCGCTTCAGCGTCCACGTGTCCGTCTCCCCGCTCCGCGACCAGCTCGGGAAGCCCGCCGGGGCGGTCGCGGTCTGCACGGACCTCACCGAGCGCCTCGAGCGCCTGGCCGCCGAGGCCCGGTACAGCGCCGTGGTGGCGGCGCTCGACGAGGGCGTCATCGTGGTCGACGAGCACGAGACGATCACGTCCGTCAACGCGTCGGCCCGGGCGATGCTGGGCCCGGTCGTCGAGGTCGGCGCGTCCGCCGGGGACCTGCTGGAGTGCTGGTCGCTCGTCGACGAGGCCGGGGACAGCCTCCCACGCGCCGACCACCCGCTGACGGTGGCGTTGCGCACCCGGGTGCCGCAGAGCCGGGTCGTCATCGGCGCCGTCGGCGAAGCCGGGCCGCGCTGGTTCTCCGTGAGCGCCCAGCCGCTCGGCGCCGAGGACGGCCAGCCGGGCGACACGGTCGTCTGCTCGTTCTCCGAGATCACGGACCGCAAGCTCGTCGAGGAGGAGCTCAACTTCCAGGCCACCCACGACCCCCTCACTCGCCTCGCCAACCGCGACCTGATCCTCCGACGCCTCGGTGAAGCGGTGGAGACCCGGTGCGACGATTCCGTCTCGGCCCTCCTGCTCGTCGACCTCGACCGCTTCAAGACCGTCAACGACACCCTCGGCCACTCGGTCGGCGACCGTGTCCTCCAGGAGATCACCCGTCGGATCACCGAGGTGGTGGATGGCGTCGGGGAGGTGGGCCGACACGCCGGTGACGAGTTCATCGTCGTCTGCCCCGTCGTCCGCGACCCCGACCTCGCACGGCAACTCGCCGACGAGGTCGGCGGCGCGATCCGCGCCCCGCTGCAGCTTCCGTCCGGTCGCGAGATGGTGGTGACCGCGAGCATCGGCATCGCGTACAGCAGCACGAGCGCGGAGACCCCCGAGGTCGTCCTCTCGCACGCCGACATCGCCATGTATCGAGCGAAGGAGCAGGGACGTGCGCGCACGGCCGTCTTCGACGAGGACCTGCGCGCGGCGATGTCGCGCCGGCTGCTCGTGCACGAGGGGCTGCGCCAGGCCATCGACGCCAACGAGCTCACCGTCCACTATCAGCCCATCGTGCGGGCGAGCGACCGCGCCGTCATCGGCGTCGAGGCGTTGGCGCGATGGGAGCACCGGCTGCTCGGCAAGATCACGCCCGGCGAGTTCATCCCGGTCGCGGAAGACACCGGGATGATGATCGAGCTCGGGACGCGGATCCTCCACCGCGCGTGCGACGACGTCGCTCGCTGGACCCGGTTCCAGCGCTGCTCGCCCGACCTGGCGCTGAACATCAACATCTCGACGCAGCAGCTGACGGACCCCGGGCTCCTGACCGCCGTCACCGACGCCCTCCAGCGGACGGGGCTCGAGGCCAGCCGGCTCTGGTTCGAGGTCACCGAGAGCGTGCTCATGGAGGACGCCGACCGCTCGGCCGCGACCCTCGACGGGTTGCGTGCGATCGGCACCCACCTCGCCATCGACGACTTCGGGACCGGCTACTCGTCCTTGAGCTACCTGAAGCGCTTCCCGGTCCAAGCCCTGAAGATCGACGTCTCGTTCGTCGAGGGCCTCGGCTCGGACCCGGAATCGGAGGCGATCGTGGCCGCCATCATCGGTCTGGCGCGGTCGCTGCGCCTCCAGACCATCGGCGAAGGCGTCGAGACCGAGGTCCAGCTCGGCCGGCTGCGGGAGCTCGGGTGCGAGCTCCTGCAGGGGAACCTCCTCAGCCGGCCGAAGCCGGCGCACCTGATGGACCTGCAGGGCCGAGGCTCGGTGGCGTCCGACCCCCCCGCCCGGGCGCTGCACCCCGCCGGCGGGCCCCAGCGCGTCGCACGCGGGGCTCACGGCGCGCCGTCGACCCCCGCGCCGCCCGACGGAGTCGCGTCGACGCGTGACGCGCTCCAGCGCGTGGCGGAGAGCAACTGA
- a CDS encoding MaoC family dehydratase N-terminal domain-containing protein codes for MSDPQDRVATREPAATRYGDWGPAVRVRVEHGAAWAFARAVKDENPVYASAAAAASAGLSGIPVPPTFSFAWLHACALPDLQPDGSVPPSMLPPGTDLFGTGGPARGVYLHGEQTFTFHRPPRVGEVLDGRTRVSAPVAKSARRGQMVLSHVQTRWSTPDGAPVVTEDATYILLLDG; via the coding sequence GTGAGCGACCCGCAGGACCGCGTGGCCACGCGTGAGCCGGCCGCGACTCGGTACGGCGACTGGGGACCCGCGGTGCGCGTGCGCGTCGAGCACGGCGCGGCTTGGGCGTTCGCACGCGCCGTCAAGGACGAGAACCCGGTCTACGCCTCCGCCGCCGCGGCGGCCTCGGCCGGCCTGTCCGGGATCCCGGTGCCCCCCACGTTCAGCTTCGCCTGGCTGCACGCGTGCGCGCTCCCAGACCTGCAGCCCGACGGCTCGGTGCCGCCATCGATGCTGCCGCCGGGCACCGACCTGTTCGGGACCGGGGGCCCGGCCCGCGGCGTCTACCTGCACGGCGAGCAGACGTTCACCTTTCACCGCCCGCCGAGGGTCGGTGAGGTCCTGGACGGCAGGACCCGGGTCTCGGCGCCGGTCGCGAAGTCGGCCCGTCGGGGGCAGATGGTGCTGAGCCACGTCCAGACCCGCTGGTCGACGCCGGACGGGGCGCCGGTCGTGACCGAAGACGCGACGTACATCCTCCTGCTCGACGGGTGA
- a CDS encoding PaaI family thioesterase, with amino-acid sequence MFSVRAEPARGAFLPPALVRLSGLDLLRTYLDGGYDWAPVAHLTGMHPTRVDAGTARCVMPLSDWLRSSHGRVSEGALLIPADSALGSAVHTTLPAATLYTTAELSLSWIRPVEPGGLVVADARAVYTSDTLGLSQVTLTDDEGELIGVGASRCTVFPPVPEGVSPPPGPEPLRPPPSEPATGPADPYLRAVEGEVLEDRVWRASGGRDVLEGQRRGSLPQPPLHHLFGLAPVEIGDGRAVFSLPCTRWVSSPVGFVQGGVIALLGHTALLGAVEATVPPGGGCAPLDLKVNLLRPVAPDGRDLVASTQVVHQGHTYAIATGEVQNADGKRVALLTGSAAYRPSP; translated from the coding sequence GTGTTCAGCGTCCGAGCCGAGCCCGCCCGGGGCGCGTTCCTGCCGCCGGCGCTCGTTCGGCTCTCGGGTCTTGACCTGCTGCGGACCTACCTCGACGGGGGCTACGACTGGGCGCCCGTCGCCCATCTCACCGGGATGCACCCGACCCGGGTCGACGCGGGGACGGCGCGTTGCGTCATGCCGTTGTCGGACTGGCTCCGCTCGTCGCACGGGCGGGTCAGCGAGGGCGCCCTCCTCATCCCTGCCGACAGCGCGCTCGGCTCGGCCGTGCACACGACGCTGCCCGCCGCGACGCTGTACACGACGGCGGAGCTCTCCCTGTCGTGGATCCGCCCGGTGGAGCCCGGCGGCCTCGTCGTCGCTGACGCTCGCGCCGTGTACACGAGCGACACGTTGGGGTTGTCCCAGGTGACGCTGACCGACGACGAGGGCGAGCTCATCGGCGTCGGCGCGTCGCGCTGCACGGTGTTCCCCCCCGTGCCCGAAGGCGTCAGCCCCCCACCCGGACCCGAGCCGCTCCGACCGCCGCCGTCGGAGCCTGCGACCGGGCCCGCCGACCCCTACCTGCGTGCCGTCGAGGGCGAGGTCCTCGAGGATCGGGTCTGGCGGGCCTCGGGCGGCCGGGACGTCCTCGAGGGGCAGCGGCGGGGCAGCCTCCCGCAGCCGCCGCTGCATCACCTGTTCGGGTTGGCACCGGTCGAGATCGGGGACGGGCGGGCGGTCTTCTCGCTGCCGTGCACCCGGTGGGTCTCGAGCCCGGTGGGGTTCGTGCAGGGCGGGGTGATCGCGCTGCTCGGGCACACGGCGCTGCTCGGCGCGGTGGAGGCGACGGTGCCGCCCGGAGGCGGTTGCGCGCCGCTCGACCTCAAGGTGAACCTGCTCCGGCCCGTGGCGCCAGACGGCCGCGACCTGGTGGCGAGCACCCAGGTCGTGCACCAGGGCCACACCTACGCCATCGCCACCGGGGAGGTGCAGAACGCCGACGGCAAGCGGGTCGCCCTCCTGACCGGGTCGGCCGCGTACCGCCCGTCGCCGTAG